One window of the Bos indicus x Bos taurus breed Angus x Brahman F1 hybrid chromosome 8, Bos_hybrid_MaternalHap_v2.0, whole genome shotgun sequence genome contains the following:
- the LOC113896981 gene encoding interferon omega-1-like: protein MAVMLSLLMALVLVSYGLGGSLGCDLSQNHMLVGRQNLRLLGQMRRLSPRFCLQDRKDFAFPQEMVEGSQLQEAQAFSVLHEMLQQTFNLFNTEHSSAAWDTTLLEPLHTGLHQQLDDLDACLGQVMGEEDSALGRTGPTLAMKRYFHGIHVYLREKEYSDCAWEIVRLEIMRSLSSSTNLQERLRMMDGDQN, encoded by the coding sequence ATGGCCGTCATGCTCTCTCTACTGATGGCCCTGGTGCTTGTCAGCTACGGCCTGGGAGGATCCCTGGGCTGTGACCTGTCTCAGAACCACATGCTGGTTGGCAGGCAGAACCTCAGGCTCCTGGGCCAAATGAGGAGACTCTCCCCTCGCTTCTGTCTACAGGACAGAAAAGACTTTGCTTtcccccaggagatggtggagggtaGCCAGCTCCAGGAGGCTCAGGCCTTCTCTGTGCTCCATGAGATGCTCCAGCAGACCTTCAACCTTTTCAACACAGAGCACTCCTCTGCTGCCTGGGACACCACTCTCCTGGAGCCACTCCACACTGGACTCCATCAGCAGCTGGATGACCTGGATGCCTGCCTGGGGCAGGTGATGGGAGAGGAAGACTCTGCGCTGGGAAGGACGGGCCCCACACTGGCCATGAAGAGGTACTTCCACGGAATCCACGTCTACCTGAGAGAGAAGGAATATAGTGACTGCGCCTGGGAAATCGTCAGACTGGAAATCATGAGATCTTTGTCTTCATCAACCAACTTGCAAGAAAGGTTAAGAATGATGGATGGAGACCAGAATTAA